Proteins from a genomic interval of Trifolium pratense cultivar HEN17-A07 linkage group LG6, ARS_RC_1.1, whole genome shotgun sequence:
- the LOC123893020 gene encoding uncharacterized protein At5g39865-like, whose translation MGCSASKTTTIVANKHHHHEDSITTTPSISLQSSSSSTFSFSPSYASHYFNSSPPIRKALSLTMPLIHHPPTKKGDTHHLVSLTSTTYGSLLLIDQKVPNFTSHEETHLKKTTQIEEQSLSPDSVINTWELMDGLDEHEHEHEDSHHKASIFNNPMSFSDKHSSCRYTTFDGSAKKNLLDSFESLRASEAVMEEKTCSSKKLVKKPLWQHLSEEALLAKLDPSVAWSYRRALSSRNLGGVNNNSSKNLFRGVRSMESSPMNPCSSLFGKSLCLLPGTENRIVVYCTSLRGIRKTYEDCCSVRMILRGFRVAIDERDISMDSSYRKELQNALGSKSVVKLPQVFIRGKHVGNADDLKQLNESGELAKMLHGFPTQDPWFVCDKCGDARFVPCSNCNGSRKVFEEEQGKLKRCVHCNENGLIRCTSCCS comes from the coding sequence ATGGGTTGTTCAGcttcaaaaacaacaacaattgttgctaacaaacatcatcatcatgagGATTCAATAACAACAACACCTTCTATTTctcttcaatcttcttcttcatcaactttttctttttctccttctTATGCTTCACATTACTTCAATTCTTCACCACCAATTAGAAAAGCTTTATCACTAACAATGCCTTTAATTCATCACCCTCCAACCAAAAAAGGTGACACTCATCACCTTGTTTCACTCACTTCCACTACTTATGGTTCTCTTCTATTAATTGACCAAAAAGTCCCTAACTTTACTTCTCATGAAGAAACCCATCTCAAAAAAACCACTCAAATTGAAGAACAATCATTGTCTCCTGATTCTGTCATCAATACATGGGAACTCATGGATGGTTTGGATGAACATGAACATGAACATGAAGATTCTCATCATAAAGCTTCAATTTTTAACAACCCAATGAGTTTCTCAGACAAACATAGTTCATGCAGGTACACAACATTTGATGGGTCTGCAAAAAAGAATCTTCTTGATTCTTTTGAATCATTGAGAGCTTCAGAAGCAGTAATGGAAGAAAAAACTTGTTCTTCCAAAAAACTTGTCAAGAAACCTCTATGGCAACATTTATCAGAAGAAGCTTTACTTGCTAAGTTAGATCCAAGTGTTGCTTGGAGTTATAGAAGAGCATTGTCATCAAGAAACCTAGGTGGTGtcaacaacaacagcagcaaAAATCTGTTCAGAGGTGTAAGATCAATGGAATCAAGTCCTATGAATCCTTGTTCATCTTTGTTTGGTAAAAGTTTGTGTCTTTTACCTGGTACTGAAAACAGAATAGTGGTTTATTGCACAAGTTTAAGAGGGATTAGAAAGACTTATGAAGATTGTTGTTCAGTGAGAATGATTTTGAGAGGATTTAGAGTTGCAATTGATGAGAGAGATATTTCTATGGATTCATCTTATAGGAAGGAATTGCAGAATGCACTTGGTAGCAAATCAGTAGTGAAATTGCCACAGGTTTTTATTAGAGGGAAACATGTGGGAAATGCAGATGATTTGAAACAATTGAATGAGTCTGGTGAATTGGCTAAAATGTTACATGGTTTTCCAACTCAAGATCCTTGGTTTGTTTGTGACAAATGTGGTGATGCAAGGTTTGTGCCTTGTAGTAATTGCAATGGTAGCAGAAAAGTGTTTGAGGAAGAACAAGGAAAATTGAAAAGGTGTGTTCATTGTAATGAGAATGGTTTGATAAGATGCACAAGTTGTTGTTCATGA